A genomic segment from Idiomarina piscisalsi encodes:
- the trmB gene encoding tRNA (guanosine(46)-N7)-methyltransferase TrmB, translating into MSHFKSAEEAAAAGKYVRTVRSFVKREGRLTKGQAGAIERQWPKMGLSLAGGMLSFKDVFNREAPVTLEIGFGMGHSLVAMAETDPERNFIGIEVHEPGVGACLMAAEEAGLSNLRVFHEDAVEVLKQCVPDKSLNCVQVFFPDPWHKKRHHKRRIIQPEFVELLVQKLESGGIIHLATDWENYAEHMLEVLNGSSALTNLSASGDYIPRPDSRPKTKFERRGEGKGHGVWDLQFKVAE; encoded by the coding sequence ATGAGTCATTTTAAAAGTGCGGAAGAAGCTGCTGCGGCAGGGAAGTATGTAAGAACTGTGCGTAGCTTTGTTAAGCGCGAGGGACGTTTAACAAAAGGTCAGGCGGGAGCCATAGAACGACAGTGGCCTAAAATGGGTCTGTCATTGGCCGGCGGAATGCTGAGTTTTAAGGACGTTTTTAACCGCGAAGCCCCTGTTACTCTGGAAATAGGTTTTGGCATGGGTCACTCGTTAGTTGCAATGGCTGAGACTGATCCTGAACGCAATTTTATTGGCATCGAAGTCCACGAACCTGGCGTTGGCGCGTGTTTAATGGCTGCTGAAGAAGCGGGATTGAGTAATTTGCGTGTTTTTCATGAAGACGCCGTAGAGGTTCTCAAGCAGTGTGTGCCTGACAAAAGCCTTAACTGTGTGCAGGTGTTCTTTCCTGACCCATGGCACAAAAAACGCCATCACAAACGCCGAATCATACAACCAGAGTTTGTTGAACTGCTTGTTCAGAAGCTAGAGTCTGGTGGCATTATTCATTTAGCAACAGATTGGGAAAACTACGCAGAACACATGCTAGAAGTGCTGAATGGTAGCAGTGCACTGACTAACTTATCCGCATCGGGTGACTACATTCCAAGACCTGATAGCCGACCGAAAACTAAATTTGAACGTCGCGGCGAAGGCAAAGGGCATGGCGTTTGGGACCTACAGTTTAAGGTCGCTGAATAA